The nucleotide sequence AGAATTGCTTCCCTGTCATGGACAAATCACAGATATATATAGCTTTGCTGTCATAGTTTTCTACCTTACCTTTACTTGTGGTTGTAGAATTATTTATTAAGGCAAATTAaactaattataattatttactCCTACAGTTTTTATACTCTCAAATTAACCTGGGAAGTGAAACCCCTGTACGTAGTGCATGCATGGCCCCTCTCTCGTATAATATATACCTTCTCAGTCCTTTCCCAATTATTTATCATAATAAAGTATATATGCTACATGGCACTAACTAAGTGAATTTCTTCAATTATATTGGTATGTATCCAGCTCAACAATGGAACAATTTGCTACAACAATTTCAAGTTTGGCACTGAAATTGGCTGAAATTTTGGCTgagaaattaggtcacaaatcaacatttttccaagaaaattgttttcccaGCACTTGCTATCTTCGAATGAATCGTTATCCACCGTGCCCCATCCCTTCTGAGGTGTTTGGATTGATGCCACACACTGATAGTGATTTCCTCACAATATTGCATCAAGACCAGGTTGGCGGATTGCAGTTGATCAAAGACGATGAATGGATCGCAGTTAAACCTAATCCAGAGGCTCTAGTCATCAACGTTGGAGATCTATTTCAGGTCAATTTTCAATCTTTTGTTCAcatcattatgttttttcaaacaTTTATACTGGATCATATTTGCTTACACAAATAGGGCACATTTAGAAATATTTTTGTAGGAAGTACTTTTGTTCATAAGTGCTTTTACTAGAAGCGATTTTGTAAAAAGTGCTTCTATAATCCGTAAGTGCTTTAGGTCTTTTTAGGAGAAAAAAATCAAAGTGTTTATGGGTTAAAAATAGAACAGTTGCTTCTTCCAAAAAACTGTTACGTACTGCTTCTACTTCTTCCagtacttcaagtgttttttcagattgcactcttgtatttttattaaaaatttggtAACTTCTTATATAAATGCATTTATTAAAAGCTCTTATCTAAAAACGAAGTTTAGATGACAAAAGAAGATCCTTTTTCTTATGTATATAATTAATACAAGTTACttgtgttattttttattagttttattattttctccTTTGCCTAGGCATGGAGCAACAATGTGTACAAGAGCGTTCAACATCGAGTTGTCACGAACTTACAAGTGGAACGATTCTCAACTGCATATTTCTTATGTCCTTCATATGACACCGTGATACAGAGTTGCAGGGAGCCTTCTGTCTATAGAAAATTTAGCTTTGGGGAGTATAGGCGGCAAGTCCAAGAGGATGTTCAAAAACTGGGTTCGAAAATAGGTCTTCCTAGATTTGTCGTATAATTTGTAATTAATTAAACCACCACAGATGAATTTTGCTAGTAAATTATTAGGCTATATATCTCGATATGTGGGGGAGAACggatataattaaaaaaatgttatgTATAATTAAGCTTAgcttcatattttttttgtttttttgtttttttaagctTAGTTTTATATTAGAAATGGAATTAAGGTTGTATAGCAGTTCAGTATAGTTAAGGGTTGTCTTTGCTGCAAATAATTAGGGTGTATTTGATATTCAGcttgaatccaaaattattggttGATTAGTTTGGATCGATCATTGTAAGTTGTGATAATGAGAATGTAAGGATCAATCAATGTTGGTTGTTGTTTTACTTCtttattctgttttttttttaggcaacaaaaacttcataagTAAAAGTACGTTCATAAGTCTATGAGTTAGTTTGTAAGTGCttttaaattattgaaaaagcTTTTGGACAAAATATTTTTGTGTTCCAAATTGCAAGAAGCGTCATATGTTTCTTGTATAAAGTACTTCAAGTTTCAGGTTTCACTTGCAATTTTATTAAAGATTGATCACAAAAACACTTTTAGCAATATTAAATGTACTTCCAAACGAGCGCTTAATTACACTCAAACTCCAAGTGCTCTTTACAGATGGTACGCACACTCCAACTTCTAGAAAACTTTTAAAACTTTATACTTCAAAAATATCTTACAATATTCTGGCGAAAAATATGTATGTTAGAATAAATTAGTGCAAAAGAGTTTAGTTTACTGCAGTTAAACCGTTTGAATGTTATCACTGCAAACTACATACTTTGGAGCTGGGAAAAAAAATGATTCTGTTTAAAAAACCCTACCTATCCTTCTCGTGTTTTGGCCGGATCTTTGCCGCATAGCAGCTGATTCCGGTCCGACGTCTGTTTATCCTTCTCGTCTTGAAGAGTTCTTCCTTATTTTGGTTTCTATTTATCTCTAATCCCAACTATCTTAACGGTTCTCACACTTTGGATTGACGACTGGATCTAACTTTTTGGGTGAGATGGGGTTGGGCTCGACATGGCACCCGTGACGCCACAGGATAAGCTTTGCTCATCTATGAGTATCATGAGCATTACAACTTCTGAGCTTTAGTTTGCAAAACCTCAGTTTGAATttgttgaatattttgtatatgttctACTATAATGTTGAATCTGTATTGGTGGCGGAATCAACGGTCTTTTATGCATCGTTTTGTTCGTAATTATTTTCATAGCTTTCAACTTTGCGTTATTGTTCGTACAAATATGATTTTGAGATTGATCACCAGTTACTTGGTTCTCGTGTGttttgaaactcaaaaatattttttttaaaaacatttttagcAACTTTAAAAGCATttctaagggctggtttgatattgctgtgttttgaaaaaaaaaattgtttatgttgtactgtgagaataagctcatttttactGTTTcatgttttcaacttttttttcacccaaaactgtaaaataagctgtttttaaatgtgtttaccaaacacctttttgagctaagcttttttttatacccaatttttttataaaagtacaTCAATATCAAATCAGTACTAAATAAACTCTGCATGATTCTATGTTATATTGCTTATACATTGTAATAACCAAAGTACCCTCTTACCCAAAGTGGTGGTCAAACCAAGCCAACTCTTACACAGCGACACGCCGTTTCACATATGAGTGTTATGCTAATCCGACGGCTGATATTTTTGGAAATCCAGATCTGTtgacttattttattttttatattttattttggttgtcATTAAACGCCCTCCAACTCTCGGATCCATTTTCAGTGAAATCCGGAGCTCCGTCGGAACCATGGCGCCACCGGCAGCGATTCGGTGGTTGGCGGTTGTTTCATCTCTATTGCTGTTCCAGCTCATCACTCCATCGACGGCCATCTACTGCGATGAGGACGACTGCTACGATCTCCTCGGGTCAGCTCGGCTccctcataattttccctttgaTTCCCGAATTACCCCTGTATTGGTCGCATATTTACCTACGTTTCAATTGCTTGTCTAGGGTTACGCAGAGCGCCAATTCGTCGGAAATCAAGAAAGCTTACTACAAGCTCTCATTGAAACAGTGAGTCTGTGATATTTTTACTCTGTAAATTAGTAAAAAATTTGATATCTTGATCATATTTATTCACAATTTGGTGTTGAATTATCAGTCACCCGGATAAAAACCCGGATCCGGAATCGAAAAAGCTGTTTGTGAAAATTGCCAATGCTTATGAGGTACTTGGGATCATGTTATTTTGTGGGAAAAGATTGTAAATTTTGAAGATTTGTTTGCCGTCTTGTGCGACTGACAATGGAGTTAAATTGCTACATTGCAGATTCTGAAAGACGAAGCGTCGCGGGAGCAGTATGATTATGCCATTGCACATCCAGAGGAGGTAAAACAAATAAACTACTTAGTTAGTAATGCATTGAGTTATAGGCTGAAAACTGGGTTTTCTTAGACTTAAGAATCGAGACTGCACGAAACAAGAACATTCTTGTTAGCTATGGTAAATTTGGATTGGTAATTTGGGTTCTTTGAACTTAGATGTTTGTGAAAGATAATAACTTTATCATGTTTTTTACTTGTTAGGTATTTTACAATACGGCTCGCTACTATCAAGCATATTATGGTCACAAAACGGTGAGagacttttctttctttagatTATAACTTCATATTCTGCCTGCTCAGAAGTAACTTTGTAAGTTGATAGGTGCATCTCCATTTCTATGTACTTTTTTCTAAAGCTGTTTATATGTTCACCTTGTAGGATCCTCGGGCTGTCCTGGTTGGCCTTCTTTTGATTCTTTCTGCATTTCAGTATCTAAATCAGTGGACAAGGTATAATCAGGTACTATCGCAAATCAACATTATTCCTATAGGTGATTATACGCGTCTCAATGCATTAATGTTTGGCTTGTGGAGATCAgtgtatttcttaaatacttgcGCAACATGCCTTTGTTACTCGTGTGCTAAGGGTTTGTACTATGATGAGTGTGCATGCGTACTCTGGTGGATTCATACAGGACTTGGTCATACacatcatttattttataactCAGAAGCCTGCAAAAGGTTGTTTTCCGTGACATTGTTGATGTTTAATACCTTTTTAGGCTGTAGACATGGTCAAGAAGACTCCTGCGTACAAAAATAGACTACGGGCTTTGGAACTTGAGCGTACTGGAGGGActacaaataaaaagaagagcAACAGGCAGATGAACAAGTATGAACTTCTAGTCATTTTCAAAGGGAAATAATGAAATGCGTTGTTAAAAGTTGGAAATTTATCCCCTAGGATTAATTGATTGTATTGAGAACTGCATTTTATGATTGGGTAATTGTCTTTAAAAATGGtggatgttttttttgttttccgtaGGAAAGTGGAAGAAGATCTCGGCAGCGAACTGGAGCTGCAGATTAACGGTGCGGAACAACCCTCCATGTGGGATCTTCTTGGTGTCCGTTTCATACTTCTGCCCTACACTATTGGCAAGGTTAGAGTTCCCTTCATGTCATTCTAGAAATGCTGGCTTTTACGTTGAAGACAGTGATTTTACATTAATTATTACATGGATTACCAGTTAGTCTTTTGTTGATTCAGCTATTACTATGGTGTGGCTGTTGGTTCTGGAGATACAATGTGAGAAAAGCACCATATACATGGGATGATGCCTCCTACCTGACACGGAGATCCCTTGGTGCGCCTATTGACGGATGGAGAAATCTAGgtaaataaactttaaatttaaatgtttttccttttccttttcttctaatGGCACTATGAGTTTGGTTGGGGTTACCAACTTTAGATGCATTAGATCACCACCCATTAGGATGAGAACCAACCTTGTTTTTCTTTAGCTGTTCACCATGAACTTTTGGCTACACTATATCTTTCATTCAAGACGTGACAACCTTAGAAAAACTGTCTATGATGCTCAAGGTCAAGGGGATAATCAAGTTCCTTAATGGAGAATTATTACATTGATTACCGTTTTGAGTTGTGAGTTCGAGAGCCTATGTGCTCCAACTTCTTACACACTTACATCCATGAGGTTCTTCATAACTTATTAATCCTTGGTTTGTTTTGTCAGATGAATCAAGAAAGGAAGATCTTATTCATAAACGTTTATGGGAAAAAGCAAACTTGGAGAGCTACCTTGCGGATATGCGCAAAGAATCCAAGCGGAGAAGATAGCAAATTTTGTCGCCTATGCTAGCTTATGCTCTCCAAAGACTGACAAGACAATTAGACCAAGACACGAAAGAGATGACCTATGTTTTTGTTGGAATAGCCGAGTGGTGGAGGAAGGCGGAATATTAAGATTTTTACTTGCAAATCGCTACATTAGCAAATTGTACTCTGTAACCCTTAATAGAGGAAGTTATAACTTATAAAGGCCAGATTTGTATGGATTAAATTTAAGTATACGAGACTTTGAGGTAAAAGCATTTCCGTTTAATGCCCATTGTGTGCTCAAATTGACAATGAAATATAGGGAAGAGatacaaatttcaaaaatttaagGAAGAGatacaaatttcaaaaatttaagGAAGAGTAACAAATAGCTTCCTTCAAAGTGCACTCCTTTTGTCAATTTGTGCTAGTGTGGTTTTGTAGACAAATTACAGGTTGACATACGTGTACAAATTGATTATtgtcgttttttatttttcaatttatcatTAACCTATAACGGCTTTTCATTTCAGTCATACAATGCCACATTTAAAAACATTCGCACGATATAGAGGTCAGAAATTTGCGTAAGATTTTGGACCCTATTGATTGTGTGTTTGGGTTTTATgtttaaaaacattaaaaactaACTATGAATTTCCACATTTTCCCAACAGTTGGTGGGGTTCCGTCGAAGGTAATAGCTACAACCTGGCCGTTTTACTCACTAGACATAGATACTTGATTAGTATCACAGTTCGAGATGTTAAAGAAAGGAAGGAGGACATAAATGGAGTAGAAAGATATTAATTCAGTTGAGTTCTGAAGCATCGAGAACAACACTCGTGACTCTGAACTGGCAAGGAAACAGGAATACAGATTCATCATCTGAAGTAATCAAATTGGCAGTGCCTTATCAACTCCCTCCTCAGCCACGCACCGCCGAAGGTCACTTTCTGTTCTTACATTTGTACTTGTTCCATCTTTCATTCGtcttatttctttttatctCGTTGGCACCCTACTGAGTGGGAtaatgttttgttgttgttgttggcagATGTACCTCGGTCTTGGGACCGGAGGTATAATAAGAAAGATGTTACGGTCAAAGTTTGCCCGCGACATGTTCAACTGTATGCTGTTCAAGACTCCTGAAATCTTGTGTATACTTGACTACCATgtacttgtattttttttctcagCTCACTCTGTGTAAATTCGAGCATACTGAGCATTTTTTCCCCTCTTCTTTTATGAGGCTGGAGatcattttttaacttttagggTGACGGCCACACCACGTGTAAATCTCAAGCCCCGGATCAGTTGTAGGGTGGTTGTATGCTTTGGAATTGGATCCCCTGAGCAAACGGTGGGGATTCTTATGACCACACAacatgggccgttggattttgcTACAAACATGAGGGTCATTCTAAaggttataataattgtaaccgttatATCAAAATTCAACGACTCGTGTTGTGTGATCATGAGAATCCCCGTCATTTGCTCAGAAAGGGATCCAATTCCGTATGCTTTGGGGCTTTTGGGCCCCATTCTCTAAACCGAAAAAAATATTGCAGCAAAAGCCTCGGCTTTCGATgtgttttttattgtttatgtttcTAACACGTACTTAATCTAATCCCGAAGGAAATACTTATACTTGGGTCCTGGCCAATCAAGACTCATATTTCCTTACAAAAGATAGGAATTGGAATCATTTCACTACTTAATTTTTCTAGCATTTACCTAAATCGAAAAAGTGCAAGTTTTTTTAAAATTCGTAGTTAATAACCAAAAATAAAGAATCCGATTGACTAGGAGGCACTGGTTGTTTTAATTCTTTTCTTACTTCTCTTAGTTTTAAGCTTTCCGTTTCATTCCTTTTCCTCATTTCAGATAAGTGAACATGCCCCCATATTCTTATCTAACGAGATGGGACATACAAGGGAACCATGTGTTGAATTGTTATTGGTCTATGCCGTTAGGTAAGGATATGGTGATCTGATTGGTCACAAAATTTACAGGAATTTTCTTTTAAACACATGAAATCACATGATTATCATTCTAATAGAAAAAATGTTACTGAGATTGTGCATTTGATGCACGAGAGATTTTCCCTGATTTTATGATCAGTTTTGAATTGATGTACCAATATAACATGGAATCAAAAGTGAAAAAATAGAAACAGTTATCAAACGTCCGCTAAATAATTTCCAAAGCTGATTTAATCTGAGATAATTTTTTGGATTCATTTCTAATCCGTATGCTTGTGATCGAGATCCCTGTAACAGGTAACcacaaacatttgaaaattgaaacatTAAAACCTGAAAATCCGTGCAGATCACATAATAAATGGATAACGTTCTTTGATTCTTTCTCCTTAATCCAGAAAATTTGAACACCTTTAGGAATCAAACATGCAAATCGGATGCAGTTACAACACATTAATATCGGCACCTTTTTATTGATATCGGCACCTTTTTACATGCacaaagtttatatatatatatatagggacactttggatgcggtccctatctatcaatattctttgattgaaaccttgttagtttttagtttttgattgaggtccctgatattaatgtaataatgtaagttactatatttttttaattaaaaattaaaaattgaaaattttaattgtttatattaatgagattttaaataaaacccataatttatgggattaaaaataataaaatataaattagtctctctattatattgtgtgtgtgtatatatacatatatgtatgggtacattaaccaaaattaacaaaaaaggtttgaccaaaacatggatacgttctcaaatcaacgaaaaagaatgtacccatataagtttaaacatggattaaaaaatttgaatgaattttatattaaaaaagggtacattttacatataacaaattgatgtatttgagaatgggtacatttaagattaaaaaaattgaaaaattatatgaatgggtacatttaagattaaaaaattgagaatctttttatatataaaaaaaaactaataggtacaaacttaatttaatttaattttttattattttggaaatgtttgaattgaaaattaattagaagtttaatagaggtgtgagtattaaaccctaaattaattactaatttttatattaaaaaaattatataataaacatataaattcattatcacattaatgctagggacttgaatcaaaatttgagaactaataaggtgttagtcaatgaacaataaaaactagggaccggatactaatttttccatatatatatatatatatatatatatatatatatatatatatatacacacaccttGGGAGCagtctctccataaatgggggtaaggctagccgacattcatctttcctagaccctgcgtaaagcgggagtcttgtgcactgggtacgacatttatatatatatatatacacacaccttTTCCCCTACCAAAACCCTAGCTGAACTCTGATTCCTGACAATGGATGTTAATTTTGAGCTCCGGAGAGGAAAATACTTCACCATTGAAGTTGGTTATTTTGACACTGTTCTCGAGATCAAAGAGAAGGTTCAGAAATACCAAGGGATTCCCATTTCCCACCAAACCCTAGTCTTTAACGGCCAAGTCCTCAACGATGAACGAGACGTTGCATACTGCGAGATCTACAACAATTCCAGCATCCAACTCCTGATCGCATTTGAATTTGATAAATCGATGAACAACAGTTGTAATAACAATGAGAAGGCCGCGGAGGACAAGCATAAGAAAATCCAGCTCAACGTGAAGACTCCCACGTCCAAAATCCATGTACCTATTGAAATGGACGTACACGACACAGTCTCAAAGTTGAAAGAGAAAATCCAAGCCATAGATTAGTTTGTTCCgattaataattgtttggtgcTTCATGCAGCTGGAAACGAGTTGCACGATTATCGTTCGTTGCACAAATGTGAGCTTTAGGACAATGCGAGGATCGAGGTGAGTTTGAGATCGTCATCAGCCCCTGCAACCAATGCGGCCTCACCTGTGGCAATGAGCGGGGCCGGAGTTGGCGGCGGAGGAAGAATGGGGTCCAATAATAAGTTAAAGCTTATGGTGTTGACAAAATGCAGGACGAAAAAGATTGAAGTGGAAGTAAACCCGTCGGTTAATGTAAAAGAGCTTAGAAAAGAGCTGCATAGGTTGTGCCAAAGGCAAATGAACTTTCATTTGCCGCAAGAGAGCTATTTCTTCCTCTATAAGTAGAATGTGATGGAGGACGATAGGTTTTTTCAGTGGCATCATGTCGGGTTCTAGATTGAGCTATTGAGCTAcaacatttttcatttttttaagcatgatttctgattttttttatttggaataATTAGTAATGTAATTATATTTCTTAAGTATGATTTTCTCCTAAACCCttctttaaaaagaaaatgcattagagcaactccagtgtaggagccctccccccaggctattcactatttaatccacccaatgaacagtaatcgcatttaataaatagtgcattcccctggcaattgtcttttgcatctccacccctgcactgaatagccggggcaattggcaataaaatattagtattttttttatttataaaataatacaaaatcatttttaattgttttcctttttcttttttcctattCCTTTTCCATTTCATTTTTCCAAACTCAACCGACAAccattctctcatttttttccaGAACACTCTTCATGTTTCCTAGCCCTCtgtctctcctttctctctctctctctctacgacGCAACCCCCCTCATTTctgaaacctctctctctctttaatctctctcattctcttgcATGCATCATCAGATCACAATTTTGGTGCCGAAATCGCATGCTCCGAATCTTCCGTcagctccttctcctcctccaccgTGACCACCGCTGGAGCTGGAGAGGATGGGATAGTGGACGAGATCGGCAAGATGTTGGAGGAGTTCGAGGCTcgacagaaaaaaaaacattaaaacaggCGTCTGACGTCAGCTAACGTCAGACCCACCTCAGGCTCTCGGGCCGGCGAGAATCGACGGGCCTGGCGCTCGGGGGTGCTCGGGCTCCCTCGCCAGCCAACGCTGGACTTCCTCCCTCGGGCAATCAAGCCCTGTTCCAGAGCCTGTCCCTCGAGCAGGAGCTCCCGCTGGAGCTGCTCTTAGATACATCCAATATTGTTGGTCCCAACTCCCAACCCAACAAATTATCttacttatatttttatttaacaaataaagaagaaaaaaagaagaagaaagaaacttCCAACCCAACATAATTATTGCCCACTTTCATAAAATCAGAGCCACCTACCCCACTTGGAATACGATACCATGTTTCTTTTGGCACCACTCCAATGTGTAACGTTGTTAAAAgtttaatataatttaaaagtatttttaaaatatttaaaaatatttttgatgaatgcattttgaaataatttttaatgaaaaggaAGTGCCTTTCGAAATCTAAATACATTTTCTTAAAAAGCACtttcaaatgagttttaaattttTCTCTAATTAATTGAAGGAttattataatataaaatccataCAATGCAAATGGAGTCTCAATATTTACAAACGACATCAAATGGTGCACAACCAGTTAAGCTAACTAATTAGTTCAACttggtacattttttttcttaaaaaaagacCAACCGGTGACGTCCCCATCGTAACCCACCCTTTTCAGGAGTCAAAAAAAACTAAAGGTTAATTTTGCAACACAAATACTAATTATCAAAAGGGTTAGTATAGATAGGACACCGTTAGTTATAATCCCAAGCATAAAAATAAACACTAATCACAATTTTACACGGAAATGTGCTACTTAAATAAAATTGTTGATAAAGCAAAAGGAGGAGTCCTAAAAAAAAGTATATTGTGCtttagaaataaaatttgaaatttactTTTAGATATAACTTTAATATATTgaatcacttagtactacaatctggtatttctcttcacttgtaagtgagagatcttaggttcgattaccGCTAAcggcgaatttgaactacattattactagtccaTTATAAGACAAAACTAATCTCCTTCTCctcttaatatatataatatcgtttgttaaaaaaaattttaatatatt is from Malus sylvestris chromosome 5, drMalSylv7.2, whole genome shotgun sequence and encodes:
- the LOC126624736 gene encoding uncharacterized protein LOC126624736; protein product: MDVNFELRRGKYFTIEVGYFDTVLEIKEKVQKYQGIPISHQTLVFNGQVLNDERDVAYCEIYNNSSIQLLIAFEFDKSMNNSCNNNEKAAEDKHKKIQLNVKTPTSKIHVPIEMDVHDTVSKLKEKIQAID
- the LOC126624070 gene encoding chaperone protein dnaJ 50-like; this encodes MAPPAAIRWLAVVSSLLLFQLITPSTAIYCDEDDCYDLLGVTQSANSSEIKKAYYKLSLKHHPDKNPDPESKKLFVKIANAYEILKDEASREQYDYAIAHPEEVFYNTARYYQAYYGHKTDPRAVLVGLLLILSAFQYLNQWTRYNQAVDMVKKTPAYKNRLRALELERTGGTTNKKKSNRQMNKKVEEDLGSELELQINGAEQPSMWDLLGVRFILLPYTIGKLLLWCGCWFWRYNVRKAPYTWDDASYLTRRSLGAPIDGWRNLDESRKEDLIHKRLWEKANLESYLADMRKESKRRR
- the LOC126624068 gene encoding gibberellin 2-beta-dioxygenase 8-like isoform X5 produces the protein MDLDPPFYKAYKTLFDKTVDKANNINNNNKEEVLQQLVMVEECELPLINLGRLELGEKEREECMTEIARASQEWGFFQVVNHGISGELLQKMKNEQEMVFKQSFDKKRQEDKCLNFLSGTYRWGTPSATCLRQLAWSEAFHIPLNDTSATSASGLNYTLSSTMEQFATTISSLALKLAEILAEKLGHKSTFFQENCFPSTCYLRMNRYPPCPIPSEVFGLMPHTDSDFLTILHQDQVGGLQLIKDDEWIAVKPNPEALVINVGDLFQAWSNNVYKSVQHRVVTNLQVERFSTAYFLCPSYDTVIQSCREPSVYRKFSFGEYRRQVQEDVQKLGSKIGLPRFVV